The genomic segment gcaactcttgggttacaagatgaccgctctaccttgccgAGCCACGCTGCCCCAGTGTAAGTCTGGTTGAATTTAATATTACGTGAATTGGGGTATATTTGTTCATAAGTGcacaggtaaaaagaaaaaaaactccaaaagtgcaagcatttttttaacaagCCATGCAAAACACAGGATGCATGCAAGGTTTGTTATCTTTGCCAGACGTACATACATACTTAACTTAAAAAAGGAGAACATCTAGGGGATGGAAACATTATAGATTTAGTCAATTTTCTTAGAGCCATtacaaatgacagaaaatatatatacttttcCATTCAGACTGTGCTTAACAAGACTCCTCCTTTAGCTTTAGCTTCTGTTCTTGGAAAAAACAGGCCGAGGAGAAATTGGAGAAAGTGAAGCATGAAAGGAGCTGTACACTTAGACAATGAGGTGCAATACTTAGACAATGAATGCCACAATTACCACCACAGTCAAAAAGTACTGTCAGGCAAACAGCAGGGAATTCTTCCACCCTGCTTTTATGTAAGTACTCCTTTTAAATTCTTAGACCTaccactaataaataaataaattaaaaaaaaaaaagatataatttTCAGTAAATCATATGTATTTTGTTGCATGTATTAGCAACTCCTCTTAGAGAAGAAGGGAAAATACTGAACTAAAAATGTTATGTCAGCTATGAAAAATTTCTTGTTGGGCAACAACACCTGTGTCAAGGTTAATTGTATTGTTAATGCTTTAGCAGGAACTATTTTACAGTTGatcatttataaaaaatgtttggcgGAAACTAAAACATATATAATGTTATCTAATTATCTACAATGGAACACAAagtcttttgctttttatttttggtgctataaaaaaagaaaaaaaaaggaaaaaaaagaaaacaatgaaaagtttttttgaAAACTGTGTCTCATGTGGTACCAGGTTTTCTCTATTGTTCGAATATACaactctgttttttctttaatgtaaatGGTTGATTCTCTCCTACTTTCCACCAAAGCttgataaaagttttaaaaaatataaaagtatgCCTTCCATGCTGTTAAATTATGCTGTTATGCCTTTCTGCATTCACATTTTCAAGGTTGGGTCATGTGTCCTAGGTTCAAATTTCAGGTCATGTACATACCACCTCAATATACTAACctctttttctaatttaaatttCTTGACTATAATTTCCTGTAATTCTAATGTAAATACTATGCATCAAGTAAATTAGTCAGATTTAGGAAACATTAATCCCGTTgtttcaaataaacaacaataatgCTGTCTGCAAAAAGACCAATTTTGTTCTTCTCCCCCTACAGTGACACCTTCATAGATGCAACTTGTATCCTCCTTTGATTCGTCTTCTCTAACACACCCCATTTCACAATTTATTCATCTCAAAGCTTTGGTCCCTTTATAGATGACTTACTGAGAATAAAAACTCTTACTGAGCCATTTGAGTAGTGTACATACTCAGTGTTGAGTACTTTTCAGCAGTTTTCACAAACTACTGCCTGGGTTTTAACtacattattttcttatttgttatACATTTGACTTATTGTTCAAACTACACACATTAAGTCTCCATatagaatttatttttctatgatcCAAATGTATAGTTgaacttgttttattatgaaCTTTTTGATCGAAACCAAAAAGTTAAATCTCTTGTGATTGTGAATAGCTACCTTTCTCACTGTGCATCTCTGACAAACCATGAAAATATGTATGTTAAATTATAGTTTTTTCATACTACGACCTTTCTTCTAAGAAatacttatttaatttatggagtaattcaaatataaatacCAAGGACAGAGTGAGACAAGTTGTTaatgtttatttggtttttatgcATAATACATGATACATGAActctgagaaagaaaaattacataACGAGCATTTATAATTATCTAATTTTTGAAAAACTATAGATAAATATACTGAATACAACAAAAGGCAGAGCACATCAGAAAGTGTCAAACCAGGATTAGCTACTGTACATGTGCAAaacattcagctgtttttaaagctgttttaaaaataaaaggccTGCAGTTAGAGttgtaaagaagaagaaaaaagggatGAGTGAGGATCCTGGAATGAAAGTATACAATCATTGTTATAGATTATCGAGCACTATCCTGCATCCTGTAACATTGGTTCCCCTTCACATAAAAGAAAGTTCCTGCAGCGACTCCAAGAATCCCAAGAGAGATCCCTATTCCAAAGAATATCAGTGGACccctatttattttttcttccattttaaattctggagaagagaggagaaaagcATTTAATCTTAATCAACTCCAGTTGAAAATATCTACATCTTGAAGTACAGAAATTCACATGAATTCTTTTAGGTTTCTTACCCCAAAACCTGGTCTGAGGCTCCTTCAGTGTTTCATGCTCCACAGTGCAGCTGTAGATGTCTCCTTGTTTTGGAACAAAGTTCAGGTAGGAGAAGACATAAAATGTCCCATCAGGATTCGATatagttttgataaaaggatCTTCCTCTGCTACttgtttgttgttctttgtCCACCTGATGTTGATTTGAGGAGGAAAAAAGTTGTTGCTGAAGCAGACGAGGGTATTGTCTTCATCTTTTATCACTTCATCTCTGGGGTAGAGGATCGTTTCTGGTGGTTCTGATGGTTTAATGAACATAATAGCTTAGTGCTCTATATATTTgttacaagaataaataaatgaaacggTGGTAAATAGTAActtatttgtgaaaatgtataaataaatgccaACTAGTTAAGTATTCCTTACTTTTAGTCTTTGTAAGACTCTTGTATACTTTCCATGATTTCACCAAAGCTTTACACATAGATCTATATTCTACCTCATATCTGTAAGTCCATTCATAAGCCCAACGTACAGCTGTTGGTATTTTGCTCTCCCAAACAAgatcatcatttttaaaatctgcatAGTACACTTCATCATCATCCACTGTCACAGAGAGCTGAGCATCACTCGAGTCAAAGCATCCATAGATGTGACAAAGCTTGTGAACTGCTGggaaaatataacaaacaaaagtttaTTCCATCATTTACATgactttacatatatatatatatatatatatatatatatatatatatatatatatatatgatacaaGTGAACCGATACATTAAATACTTACTTTCTGCATAGATGCAAGCTGCGCCACAGATAATAAGTATAATCGTCAAGTACATTTtattctgtctgtttttgtttcagagTCCTGTCATGGCTCTCATGCTCTCTGCTGTCAGCACTGAACAGATCAGAGACTTGTGAAGGCTTGCTGTGTTAGATGAAACCTTTCTATGTGTCATATCAGTgttgctggaaatgaaaaaatctggctgggaggagaaaaaaagaacctgTTGAACGACTTTAACAAGGaagaacaataacaataaacacAATATGTCAAACAAAactggtttaatttaatttttgttccaTACAAATACACTGcctgtacaaaaacaaactgctaaTTTTATCCACCAGATAATGGGCTCTGTTAGTATTGCACCCTTGGATCCAACTGTCAGAAACACATTCAGTGTAGTTTCGCAGTTTTTTTATTGACAGAATGTTCACAGTTCAgcacaaactcaaacacacacctcTTTGTTTTCCACAAAGAGGAAGTACACAAGTTTCTTCACATACATGCTTTGCACATATGAGGCTCCCAGGTTCAATCCTCATCATCTGCAGCTCCGAGGGGGGGAAACAAGCCAGTGATCTCTGAGGGCCAGACCCAAGCCTGGATAAATGCAGATGGTTGCATCAGGAAGGGCATCGGGTGTAAAACATGAGCCAAAGTAACCTTCAAATACATCCTACAACTTCTATACCAGGTCAGATGGAAGTGGATGACACACTGCGGTGATCCCTGAAGAGAAAAGCCAAAAGGAAAGAATTCATTTAAACTTAACTCAAGAGTTGTAATTTTGAACACCGCTACATGAGTTTTGACCAGTAAACAGGGTCATAAGCGCAAAACCTTGAATAATCACATATCTAGTGACAACAACAGCATGATTACAAGACAAAAACTGTAGGTAATTATTTATTACCTTGCCTTGTTAAATTGTCTTAATCCATCACTACATAAGTAAGgttcaaatgtgttttaagtGTAGTTTCTCATTTCCAGTACCTGTGGTGGTCTTTTGAAACTGGAGTGCAATCAGGGTTGATTGGGGGGATGGTGAGCCCTGGCTATTTTATCTTTTCCTGATTATCTAGTTATCACAATTATCTTAACTGTTATCTGAATTATTGTCcctgttattattgttaatgttgtacttttttttccttttttcacaaCTAGCAGTTAAgtaatccttttttttgtcaccatttttaatttgatttaaataatttacagaGTATACCTGTGCACTTTACAGTTTCTATAATGGTTGAAAGTTCCTGGTCTGTACTTCAGAGTGAAACAGAAATCACCAACTCTGACACCCAACAATGACCCACAGCGTTTAGTTTAACCATCTTCATCATACATGTCAGGGGATTGTTGTCACTGTATACTGTAATGTATTAAGCATGGAAGAGATATCATAGAATCTCTCAGTTACATTATTGTCACTGTACACTGTAATTTGATAAGCGTGGGAGAGCTATTATAGAATCTTTCAGTTACAGCCTACCTGAGGGTTAAAAATCCAGTTGCCCAGAGTGGAGCTTGTAGTGTTTCTCTGCTGGGGTAAGTGTCTGTGCTCCAAATACTTTCAAACTCCATGTCCCCCCTGATGCTGATAAAAGATAGGTCCAATACCGCTCTGAGATGTGTCAACAAATAAACCACTTGTTTCACACGTTAAtgcacaaatgttttttttagaatcAGGACATTCTGTTGTTACTGATAGGGGTAGTATGTTAACCAAACTCTCCAATGCTTTCTGATGCAATACTGCCCCCATCTCAATTAGTTAAGTGGGATTTTGGCCATGACCTTGTTGCTAGTTGTCTCTCAACTTTTGGGCAGGACAGCAGGACAGAGATTTAGTAATCTTGAAAAAATCAGCAGTGAATGATCTGTTGTAGCCTAGGAAGCTGGCCAGGGATCTAATCTCTTTCACTGTCTGGTATTAGTATATCCTCTTCTTTCATAACAAAACACATGTTATGTCAGGGTGCATGTCTACTTTAAGTTTGGTTTATTAGATTTTAGTTATGTTGGTTAAGTTAACTATTAAGTTTCATTATGTTTCTATGCATTTTTCAGTATATATTTTAGTTGAAACATGCACCTTGGTGAATAAATTCTTGCAATTTTGGAAGACCTCTGCCTACTGCCATCTTTCTGCCACTCTGGTCACACAACCTACAACACGGAGCAAATTGATAAATCTGAGCtgtaaaaatctcttttttacCTAAAGGAATAAGGTTTCAGAACTGAATAGAATTTGCAGCTACTGAAAGTGGCAGCAATTTCTGGGTACCagggaaaaaaatctttggaCTGAATCAGTTCCTCATTGTTTCTTTGTTCCTTTAAGAATCTGACCTATTTCCTCCTTGGAGTGGgggaaaaacagaacaaaaacaaatggtgCATTCATTGCAGTGCTGCATTGTGTTTTTGGCATGCCAGTCTAAATCTCTACCCAAATAACCTCTGAATCAACATCCATACAGCGGGAAACCTCTATAATTTGCATTTTGTATGTTGTGAGTTACATATTTGCTAAATCAGTATATTGTACATTTACCAAgaataaaaaacacttaaaaaattaaaaatgaagagCTTTAAGgtatcaagtttttttttcttgtcttttcttatCTGTGGATTTTATCAGTTTCTCATAGTTTCTTCATTCTTTTATGAAGCAAATTGATGTATCTGTGTAAATCTCTTTTACCTAAAGGAATACGTTTTAAGGACCAAATACAAGTTGTAGCTACTGAAAGTGGCACCAATTTCTAAGaaccagagagagagaaaaaaaaaaaacttacaaaatcttacaaacttacaaaaaatgttttattttcatatacaGTATTTAGATCTAATCAGTTCCTCGTTGTTTCCTCATTCCTTCAAGAATATTTCCTCATTGGAGTCAGGTGCATTCGTTGCAGTggtgcagggctgccaactcttaCGCATTGGCTTTTACACTCATGCGTTTGAGTGGCTTCACacgctctcacgctaaacctcaggcactgaaaaacatttcaagagcaatgccggcgAATCGGGACGTTTGGGAGGATTCCAAGTGGGCCGCATTATTCTTGGGCCGGTGTCCtggtgaaacaaacaaacaaataaataagtggaAATGAACCTATGATGTGATCTTAGTAATTATGTGAGAAGAATAAATAGCAGTGATGTGTGAATCAATAGTGAAATATCTATTTCTCctataccaacatttatataactaaacaTTCAAGATAGGAACTATTTATTCTGCAGGCATATGTGAAATAGACACAGCGTCGCAGCAGTGCAGTTCAGTCACTGCTCATTGATCAGTCTAAGATGCAGTgatgagtggagatatttcagcttcacatacAGCAACAATgtgcagtttgatgtgtgtgtgtaggaaaGAAACTTAATCAAACATCAGAGAATCTACCATatcacagaagcagaggtgacgAGTTGAACTAAAGAGCAGCGGAGGAGGAGCACAGGTGCTGCTAGGAAGGAGTCAGAGTGCTTTGGCGCTGCAGGCAGGTAATATCAGTTActatcagagggagaaaatgaggAGCTGGTTGTATATGTGTAGCACTGTCATTGGTTTATAGGCAAGTGGTTTacacctgctgctgctttaaatttctgtgttgatgtttaaacagcAGGAGTTTCCTGCACTCTTAAAACTGAGGCTTCctattttgttcaaatgtgcagtaataaatatcagccacTCTGGCATTGCCAGTCTAAACCTCTACACAAATAACCTCTGAATCAACAGCTATACAGCGGGAAACTTTTGTAATTTGCATCCTGTATGCTGTGTGCTATATATTGGCTAAATCAGTATACTGTACAGGTTTATTATGTGGTCATAGCCTTAGTTTGTCTGAGATGAATTGTGGCTCAACACTTTGTGACTCAGAAAATCCTCTGCAAATTCCCAAAATATTCCTCAATGCAAGATTACAAAGAATTTAGGCTTTTAAACAATTACAGTGCAAAACCGTGGAGGTGAAGCATCTGTGAACCCGTCATTGATGCAGTGGTGTGTAGAGAACTTTTTATTGAGACACAGTATATGCTGGCAGGGAGGGAAGATATTTGCCTCTAAGATAAGTGTCTGAGGGCGGCAGAGAGTAAGTGGACCAAAAAGTAGACCAACGAGTACAATAACCCAAGCTTTATTTCAATGAACAAGGGAAAACCAGGACAGGctgaaacaaaaggaaacacAACAATGCCAATGAGTAATAGCAACCAAGGCGTATATACACTGAGGATGACTAACAgtgaacaggtgaagtgaatgaggtTATTGAACCAGGTGAGCTTAATCAGGGGCAATGAGCACAGAACAAACAAGGGGTTAGACTCTACAATAAGACAAGAAACCAAAAACGCAAAAGACTTAAGGACAAAAGAAACTAAGAAACAGACataacacaaagacaaacaccaTTAACCAGGACAGTAAATAAttatttcagcaggacaatgtcAGACCACATTTTGCATCACTTCCaaaatttggctttttaaaaacattgtgtattGCAATCATATCTTGTATTCAGTatgaaagaaaaggaaggaTGATGGTAAAAACAtctatattttatcttttttattatcaatattattaaGACAGCCTTTAGGAGTGTGTTTCTCTCTACAAGATGATCTCTAGATGTACAGTGAATTTTTACACTGAAAGATGTGATTCTATTTGCATGTTTACTTCTTAGTGGCAATGACTACAATGCATTCAGGCTTTATAACTtataactgaaactgaactgactGTTATTTTGTCAATATGTGAAACTACATTTTCAGCAAAAACTgtttcacacaaacaaacaaaaataggaGCTTTATTCTCATTTAGtcagttttaaagttttgttttctttctgttgtcaggaatgaggaaaaagtgtgaAAAATGATTTCAGCTCATAAATCAGACTGCTTTGCAAGCCATTGTCATTACTTTGTATAGTCATGTAAAAAGTtggtttttattatcttttttcaCTCAGTATCTATTGTACAGATTGGTAGGGTGGTTGATGAAGTACACATGGACTCAGGAATAATCTCACCAGTTGTTGGCATATTTACAGTGATTTCAAAGACACATGCTAAACCATGGAGATTAGTTTTTGgtgttgtttaaataaaaataaaaattataacaaaaccCGGCACCAAAACTTACTTAGTAAAACCAGTAGAAGAAcagaattaaacttaaaatgataattattttttttaactttctttcaAAATGAAATACTATCATTACCTTCAGTGTTCAAAAGATTACTCAATGGAAACCTTTCAAAActtccatatttttttcctcaccaAATTACACCTGAACAGCCATTATGTTCCTACAAATTGATTTGGATGGCATTGCACGCTCTTTCCAGTCTGGACCCTCAACTTTTGGGCTACGAAAAGTGGACCACATTAAAATGTACAGGAAAActtgaacaaaattaaattaagggAATGAactattttaaaagttaaatctgTTGTTATTTCTGTAGAATGTAACCGATAAGTATGCAATAGcaacaataatgaaaaataattctaATTCAGTTAACACACAAGCCATATGTTACATTGTTAAGCTTTTCTAACTTCATTctagaaaaaatacaaaaaggtaCCAAATGTATTTTGAGTGTGCAGCAGAAAGCCAGGAAGCAGACCAAAGCTCAACTCAAGACATATATTCAGAACATCATGGACTGTCTATAATAATAATGGTGTTTGTTAAAGTTGCTCTGTTCCAGCAGCAGGAAGATGTTCCAAAGGAATCACTGTTTGTCCTGTGGAAACAAAGATagggacatttttttaaaactcaactGTATATTCACAGCACTGTATAAGTTTGTTACATTTAGCTTGATGTCCTCACCTCGGCAGAATATAATGTGTGCAGCTGATTTTTTCTTATAGTAAATCAATCCAGAGCTTAGAATAACTAAACCAAATATGAGTACACATAGTCCAGCAATTATGTGAATTTGTGCTTCAGCAGAGAGGGAGTCTTCTAAAGCAGTCAGGAAACAAAAGAATTTTTATGAAGCATCTGTacattgtactttttttttccttccaaatTTAATCAAAGAGTCAAACTTACCCCAGACCAAGATTTTTGGTTCAGAAAGACTGACGTGTTCAACCATGCAGGTGATTTTGTCTCCTAAAGTTAGAGTGTACTCCAGGAATAAATGCATCTGGTAGTTAAGATCCCCGTCATCCATCACATCAGAGTAAGTGACTCCTGTTGTCActtcttgtttattttgcaaCCACTTCATCCTGACTTGTTTTGGGTAGAAGTTATAGGCGCTGCATACAAGCTTGGCTGGGTGTCCACTGGGCTGCTTCACTAACTTAACGCTAACAATGGGTGGTGTGGTGAGATCtcctagaaaataaaaaaaatatctgtctACCCTTTCTGTtcctgaaaaaaacatttttttagcaTGATGTATACTTAGACTGATTTCAGTTTAGCATGATGTGACTCAAAACTGCACTATGACAAATGCTGAAAAGTAACAGTATTCACTGTAAAAACTATAATTCCTGTATTGTGTTTTTCATGCATGACATACAATCTAAGTACAgtaacaatatttaaaattatatatatttttattttctaaaacatttttagagaagaacaaatgaaaataaaacttaccTAGGCTTTGGACAAGTTGTAGCGTGTCTTCACAAAGCAAtgtcttttcatattttctgaGAGCAAAATCTAAAGGATTATTAAAATTGCTTAAATTTGCTATTGCAGAAGGtgtaaatccagtccagttgCCTCTTGTGCTATTGTATTCCAGCATAAAATATTGGTTATAAccaaattttaatataaactcTGTATCTTTAAAGTTTGGACCTCTGAATGTACAACATGCTGCGGACTGGAAGTAATCTTCATCAgagaaaactgcaataaaaaacaaagaaaacgtATAAATCCCaaataactaaaactaaactgaaagtTATACTCATTTAGATAAAATATTGATGAGACTCACCTGGAGTGAAAAGagataaaaccaaacaaaaaacacgaTGGATGTGCATGTTTCCTCATGAGTTGACAAGCAAACTAACAAAGCTTCTTCTGTGTGCAGCACTTATGTTTTGTCAGATAGGAGGAAGTACAAGCAGCTATTCTTTGTGTCAATAAAGTCAAagaatgtattttcatttttgtcgaGTTGAAATGCCTCTGCATGACATCAGTGACAGGTATAATACTTTTACCAGTCATTACTAATTTTAATCTGCTTTAAAGATGATAAACACCATTATTGACTCATACTTGATTTGTGTTTTACCAAATGACTGATTCTCTAAGGAAGTTAAATATCATGATAAGCCAATCAGAGGCAGACTTTGGCAAGTGTGTGCAACCCACACTCAAAGTCACATACACACGAATGACAAAGAGACACATGCAGCAATAATGATTTCAGAGAATACGGCGCTtgtgtttttaaactgaaaGCACAGACAGTACTTTGAAATGAACACTATGCTCAGAAACTACATGTATCCCCACACAGATTGTAAGCAATTCCAATCAAGGGATGAAGGTATCAATATCCTTAGTATCGATACTTTGAAATCTGCAAATCAAAATATTGGATTGAATACTTTCTGAATATCACAATAACAACTGTGGTAATACAAAACATGCtatttgttttaacttcttAGAGCTTAAGGTAATAAAATTACGTGCAAAAACTAGTCCTAATATATTCCATCCATGTCTTCTATGTTACATAATGATGGTAGCCTATCAAATGTCAGAGCTGAAAACTGCACAGTTAATGGGTTCGACACatgggaggcgacgtcgctctttctccattcatttcctatggaacctgTGTGATGAGGCGGAAATCGctgcctcctccagccaagcgacaggcgacattcgtgcatgtgaaatgttacaCTCGTTCATGTATACGTGCACATGGGGGGCTTGCAacgcaacacaagaaaatagaaaaatattcacttttTGTCGCTGTCACATGACACTACAACCAAtcagcgaggggcttcatggactgaccaaCGAGGGCAGGCTAGACAGTGCAATCTGCa from the Melanotaenia boesemani isolate fMelBoe1 chromosome 2, fMelBoe1.pri, whole genome shotgun sequence genome contains:
- the LOC121653478 gene encoding H-2 class II histocompatibility antigen, A-U alpha chain-like isoform X1 is translated as MYLTIILIICGAACIYAETVHKLCHIYGCFDSSDAQLSVTVDDDEVYYADFKNDDLVWESKIPTAVRWAYEWTYRYEVEYRSMCKALVKSWKVYKSLTKTKKPPETILYPRDEVIKDEDNTLVCFSNNFFPPQINIRWTKNNKQVAEEDPFIKTISNPDGTFYVFSYLNFVPKQGDIYSCTVEHETLKEPQTRFWEFKMEEKINRGPLIFFGIGISLGILGVAAGTFFYVKGNQCYRMQDSAR
- the LOC121653478 gene encoding H-2 class II histocompatibility antigen, A-U alpha chain-like isoform X2, which codes for MYLTIILIICGAACIYAEIHKLCHIYGCFDSSDAQLSVTVDDDEVYYADFKNDDLVWESKIPTAVRWAYEWTYRYEVEYRSMCKALVKSWKVYKSLTKTKKPPETILYPRDEVIKDEDNTLVCFSNNFFPPQINIRWTKNNKQVAEEDPFIKTISNPDGTFYVFSYLNFVPKQGDIYSCTVEHETLKEPQTRFWEFKMEEKINRGPLIFFGIGISLGILGVAAGTFFYVKGNQCYRMQDSAR
- the LOC121653410 gene encoding rano class II histocompatibility antigen, A beta chain-like, which produces MHIHRVFCLVLSLFTPVFSDEDYFQSAACCTFRGPNFKDTEFILKFGYNQYFMLEYNSTRGNWTGFTPSAIANLSNFNNPLDFALRKYEKTLLCEDTLQLVQSLGDLTTPPIVSVKLVKQPSGHPAKLVCSAYNFYPKQVRMKWLQNKQEVTTGVTYSDVMDDGDLNYQMHLFLEYTLTLGDKITCMVEHVSLSEPKILVWEDSLSAEAQIHIIAGLCVLIFGLVILSSGLIYYKKKSAAHIIFCRGQTVIPLEHLPAAGTEQL